From Monomorium pharaonis isolate MP-MQ-018 chromosome 9, ASM1337386v2, whole genome shotgun sequence, the proteins below share one genomic window:
- the LOC118647273 gene encoding uncharacterized protein LOC118647273: MAFKAFVICIIVGLMVLTISAEFSADPLESSEEEMCPESESFFDGCNVCLCYKGIKFGCTKGPCPLPQLIPPSYELFRNIARAIEKVCAERNPISQLQCGYMFNKTVPAGAFQ, from the exons ATGGCGTTCAAAGCATTTGTGATATGTATAATAGTTGGTTTGATGGTATTGACAATTTCAGCGGAATTCTCAGCGGATCCGCTTGAGTCAT CGGAGGAAGAAATGTGTCCAGAGAGCGAGTCATTTTTTGACGGCTGCAACGTCTGCTTGTGTTACAAAGGCATCAAATTTGGCTGCACCAAAGGACCGTGTCCTCTGCCTCAACTGATTCCACCAAGTTACGAGTTATTTAGAAA TATCGCTAGGGCCATCGAAAAGGTATGTGCTGAGAGAAACCCTATTTCACAGCTGCAATGTGGATATATGTTCAATAAAACAGTACCAGCGGGTGCATTTCAGTAG